A genomic segment from Malus domestica chromosome 05, GDT2T_hap1 encodes:
- the LOC139196633 gene encoding uncharacterized mitochondrial protein AtMg00810-like: MPKWQDSMTQELQALNDNQTWSVVDLPKGKKAVGSRWIYKIKFNSNGSIERHKAWLVAQGFAQTYGIDYKETFTPVAKMNTVRNAFLHVELEKEVYMKLLPGHPREKESNKVCRLHKALYGLKQSPKAWYSKLSSVLKAAGFQKSHVDSSLFIRSGNIGKLVVLIYVDDLIITGDNVSEITALKQSLHKKFAIKDLGNLKHFLGIEVATSSKQLFLNQRKYVLDLLDEANITECKPARTPLASKLQLHEKRESLSDPSVYQRVVGKLIYLTITRPDISYSVSLASQFMHSPTLVHWEIVKRILRYLKSSVGKGILMKNNGSNHIKAYTDANWAGNAIVRKSTAGFCTFVGGNLVTWKSKKQTVVARCNAEAEYRAMAATTCEFIWLKGLLSDLGFTSNTPMSLFCDNQAAMHIASNSVFHERTKYIEVDSHYIHAQV, from the exons ATGCCTAAGTGGCAAGATTCTATGACTCAAGAGCTCCAAGCTCTGAATGACAACCAGACATGGAGTGTGGTGGATCTTCCAAAGGGCAAGAAGGCAGTTGGAAGTAGATGGATATATAAGATCAAGTTCAACTCCAATGGAAGCATTGAGAGACACAAGGCATGGTTAGTAGCTCAAGGTTTTGCACAAACCTATGGCATTGACTATAAGGAGACCTTTACTCCAGTTGCCAAAATGAACACTGTGAGG aatgcatttcttcatgtGGAGCTTGAAAAAGAAGTGTACATGAAGTTGCTTCCAGGTCATCCCAGAGAAAAGGAATCCAACAAGGTCTGCAGACTTCACAAAGCCTTATATGGTCTCAAACAGTCCCCTAAAGCTTGGTATTCGAAGCTCAGTTCAGTTCTTAAAGCTGCAGGGTTCCAAAAGAGTCATGTTGACTCTTCCTTGTTTATTCGAAGTGGTAATATTGGGAAATTAGTGGTacttatatatgttgatgatcttaTTATTACAGGTGATAATGTGAGTGAAATCACAGCTCTTAAGCAATCACTTCATAAAAAATTTGCCATTAAAGACTTGGGGAACTTGAAACACTTTCTTGGAATTGAGGTGGCCACCTCCTCAAAGCAGTTATTCTTGAatcaaagaaagtatgttcTAGATCTTTTAGATGAAGCTAACATAACAGAGTGCAAGCCAGCTCGGACACCCCTAGCTAGCAAACTTCAGTTGCATGAAAAACGTGAATCTCTCTCGGATCCTAGTGTTTATCAGCGAGTGGTTGGGAAACTCATTTATCTCACCATTACTAGGCCTGATATTTCTTATTCAGTAAGCCTAGCCagtcaatttatgcactctCCTACACTAGTTCATTGGGAAATTGTCAAAAGAATACTTCGTTATCTCAAAAGCTCAGTAGGTAAAGGAATACTTATGAAGAACAATGGTTCAAATCACATCAAGGCTTACACCGATGCTAATTGGGCTGGAAATGCCATTGTTCGAAAGTCTACCGCAGGTTTTTGCACATTTGTTGGAGGTAATCTTGTcacttggaagagcaagaagcaAACCGTAGTTGCTCGGTGCAATGCAGAAGCTGAGTATAGGGCCATGGCAGCGACAACATGTGAATTTATATGGCTGAAAGGTCTTCTTTCTGATCTCGGTTTCACAAGCAACACTCCaatgtctttgttttgtgacaaCCAAGCTGCCATGCACATTGCCTCTAATTCAGTGTTTCATGAGAGGACTAAATATATTGAAGTTGATAGCCATTACATTCATGCTCAAGTTTAA